One window of Nostoc sp. UHCC 0926 genomic DNA carries:
- a CDS encoding AAA-like domain-containing protein, translating to MARKLVGLLAAAPVSLPVVRLIQQTMLDKSSQVHVAEVFLGGILKPLSSVDEDGEADKIQFDFADGVRDLLLDGVPLTESTEVLRRVSEYVAARVGLSVDEFTAMLVNPALVDGSSGVLVRPFAQITAKVLKRLGGKYAELAQEIEQSFKFLSQTAISQVQEESSQLPYEYQVGGSLPSDAPTYVVRQADTDLYESLKNGEFCYALGCRQIGRSTLRVRVMNRLQDEGFACAVIDITSIGTADITSEQWYFGVIDILIGSINFYTDFNLEAWWVDNDTLSPVQKFSKFIEDVLLKRITENIVIFIEETDSILWVQLDLDDFFTIIRDCYNRRVDNPAYNRLTFVILGVATPSDLIQDKKRTPFNIGRAIELKGFQLQETEPLAKGLAGVGNPQKLMEAILYWTGGQPFLTQKLCSLAIQSNTLIPAKGYEVHWIEDLVRSEIIEDWENKDEPQHLRTIRDRILRFTDRSEKLLRLYQKILHQGERTSDSSEEEIYLILSGLVVEQTDKLKVYNRIYQEIFNEGWVNTQLEQVALKKILIVSTNPMTTGKLRLDEEVREIQSGLQRSRSRDQFEIITKWAVRPNDLRRALLDHDPHIMHFSGHGGRNQGLALENNTGQMQLVSAESLARLFKLFKDKIECVVLNGCYSEVQAQAISQDISYVVGISHEMSDKVAIQFAVGFYDALGTSRSYEDAYKFGCAAIDWEGFPERLKPVLITMAKQLTDNNADQDLQEAQEWKTLAYSKPDEAVQELLQRLSEQVKQDDIVEITRLASLIETLAEPLEEAGFETFLIYVKAVVAVSYGKQQGSVAQFSELMSTDNKQLDIILCYLYKELESDDFIDFLTNNYEYFEDIEQLLSAAYDREYLNFESFVELAIQTIKPDFDGKVYVKYNSYYSVNDEGERIVGSLGQHAVQIHLKQVPEFITETDGESLGVNLEEEQEIEMVLSILNSGDYELPDSDIEEGTVEISIEEPELLEDSYDEYEGDANFGETVESVESTEPNFSVEFNEKLKDF from the coding sequence ATGGCAAGGAAACTGGTAGGACTTTTGGCAGCTGCACCCGTTAGTTTACCAGTTGTGCGGTTGATACAGCAGACGATGTTAGATAAATCGAGCCAAGTTCATGTGGCTGAGGTGTTTTTGGGTGGGATATTAAAGCCTTTGTCATCAGTTGATGAGGATGGGGAAGCGGATAAAATCCAGTTTGATTTTGCCGATGGAGTGCGGGATTTGCTGTTAGATGGGGTTCCATTAACCGAGTCAACGGAGGTATTGCGTCGAGTTTCGGAATATGTCGCAGCGAGGGTTGGGTTATCTGTTGATGAGTTTACCGCGATGTTGGTAAATCCGGCGTTGGTTGATGGTTCCAGTGGGGTTTTGGTTCGTCCTTTTGCTCAGATTACTGCGAAGGTTTTGAAGCGTTTGGGTGGGAAATATGCAGAATTAGCCCAAGAGATAGAACAGTCTTTCAAATTTTTATCCCAAACTGCTATATCTCAAGTTCAAGAAGAATCTTCCCAACTTCCCTATGAATATCAAGTTGGTGGCTCATTACCATCTGATGCACCTACTTATGTTGTACGCCAAGCAGACACAGACCTTTATGAAAGTTTGAAAAATGGGGAGTTTTGTTATGCTCTTGGCTGCCGCCAAATCGGTCGATCCACCTTGCGAGTGCGGGTGATGAATCGTTTGCAGGATGAAGGCTTTGCTTGTGCTGTTATAGACATTACTTCGATAGGAACCGCAGATATTACTTCAGAACAGTGGTACTTTGGGGTAATTGATATTTTAATTGGCAGTATTAATTTTTACACTGATTTTAATTTAGAAGCTTGGTGGGTCGATAACGATACTCTATCGCCAGTACAAAAGTTTAGCAAGTTTATTGAAGATGTCCTTTTAAAAAGGATTACTGAAAATATTGTTATTTTCATTGAAGAAACTGACTCCATTCTCTGGGTACAATTAGATTTGGATGACTTTTTTACTATTATCCGTGACTGCTACAACCGTAGGGTAGATAATCCAGCATATAACCGCCTGACCTTTGTTATCCTTGGTGTAGCAACTCCCTCAGATTTGATTCAAGATAAAAAACGTACACCTTTTAACATTGGTCGTGCAATAGAGTTAAAGGGTTTTCAGCTTCAGGAAACAGAACCTTTGGCAAAAGGTTTAGCTGGGGTTGGAAATCCTCAGAAACTAATGGAGGCTATTCTTTATTGGACAGGAGGACAGCCATTTTTAACTCAAAAACTTTGTTCGCTAGCTATACAATCTAACACCCTTATACCTGCTAAAGGCTATGAAGTCCATTGGATAGAAGATTTAGTTCGTTCAGAAATTATTGAGGACTGGGAAAACAAAGACGAACCACAACATTTGAGGACTATTAGAGACAGAATTTTACGCTTCACGGACAGATCTGAAAAATTATTAAGACTATATCAAAAAATTTTACACCAAGGAGAAAGAACATCCGATTCTAGTGAAGAAGAGATATATTTAATTTTATCGGGTTTGGTGGTCGAACAAACAGATAAGTTAAAAGTTTATAACCGCATCTATCAAGAAATTTTTAATGAAGGTTGGGTTAATACACAACTAGAGCAAGTTGCATTGAAAAAAATCCTGATTGTGTCAACTAATCCCATGACGACAGGTAAACTCCGCTTAGACGAGGAAGTAAGGGAAATTCAGTCAGGGTTGCAACGTTCTCGAAGCCGAGATCAGTTTGAAATTATTACTAAATGGGCAGTGCGTCCTAATGATTTGCGGCGTGCGCTTTTGGATCACGATCCTCATATTATGCATTTTTCTGGACATGGTGGTAGAAATCAAGGTTTAGCCTTGGAAAATAATACAGGGCAAATGCAGCTGGTGAGTGCAGAGTCACTGGCAAGGCTATTTAAGTTATTTAAAGACAAAATTGAGTGTGTTGTTTTAAATGGTTGCTATTCTGAGGTTCAAGCTCAAGCAATATCCCAAGATATTAGCTATGTGGTAGGTATTAGTCATGAAATGAGTGATAAAGTAGCTATTCAATTTGCTGTTGGTTTTTATGATGCTTTAGGTACAAGTAGAAGTTATGAAGATGCCTATAAATTTGGCTGTGCTGCAATTGATTGGGAAGGTTTTCCTGAGCGTCTGAAGCCTGTTTTAATAACAATGGCGAAACAATTGACAGATAATAACGCAGACCAGGATTTACAAGAAGCTCAAGAATGGAAAACGTTAGCTTATTCTAAGCCCGATGAGGCGGTACAAGAGTTGTTACAAAGATTGAGTGAGCAGGTGAAGCAAGACGATATAGTGGAAATTACGCGGCTTGCTTCATTGATAGAGACTTTAGCGGAGCCTTTAGAGGAGGCTGGTTTTGAGACGTTCCTAATTTATGTTAAAGCAGTAGTTGCTGTTTCATATGGCAAGCAACAAGGTTCAGTTGCTCAATTTAGTGAACTGATGAGTACAGATAACAAACAGTTAGATATAATTCTATGCTATCTGTACAAAGAACTAGAATCAGATGATTTTATTGACTTTTTAACCAATAATTACGAATATTTTGAAGACATAGAACAATTACTATCTGCTGCATACGATAGAGAATACCTTAATTTTGAATCCTTTGTAGAGTTAGCAATTCAAACAATTAAACCAGATTTTGACGGAAAAGTTTATGTCAAGTATAACAGCTATTACTCTGTTAATGATGAAGGAGAGAGAATTGTTGGTTCGTTAGGACAACACGCTGTACAAATACATTTAAAACAAGTTCCTGAATTTATAACTGAGACTGATGGCGAGAGTTTAGGCGTTAACTTAGAAGAAGAACAAGAAATAGAAATGGTGCTTTCAATCTTAAACAGTGGAGATTACGAATTACCTGATAGTGATATTGAAGAAGGTACTGTTGAAATTTCCATAGAAGAACCTGAATTACTTGAAGACTCATACGATGAATATGAAGGTGATGCCAATTTTGGGGAAACAGTAGAGTCTGTAGAATCTACTGAACCTAATTTTTCGGTAGAGTTTAATGAAAAACTTAAGGACTTTTAA